A window of Rhodococcus sp. SGAir0479 contains these coding sequences:
- a CDS encoding Rieske 2Fe-2S domain-containing protein, which translates to MTTPATDSSEVRMIESGAAPTRFARGWHCLGLTDNYRDGTPHPVHAFGTKLVVFADSRGDLNVLDAYCRHMGGDLSQGEVKGDSVACPFHDWRWNGKGKCTDIPYARRVPPLARTRAWTTMEKDGLLFVWHDPEGNPPPAEVTIPEMTAPGEQWTDWVWKQITIDTNCREIIDNVVDMAHFFYVHYGFPIKFKNIFEGHIATQYHEGVGREDMARPRRDGEPESTGNSSVAAYYGPSFMIDELTYHYPDFDIESILINCHYPVSPNEFVLMYGIKVKQTDAISGEKARALASGMAKFIAIGFEQDVAIWKNKTRIENPLLCEEDGPVYQLRRWYEQFYVDVADITPDMTTRFEFEMDTTKPVAAWRREVAENMERRAAGMPSGT; encoded by the coding sequence ATGACGACACCAGCGACAGACAGCAGCGAAGTCCGCATGATCGAGTCGGGCGCGGCGCCCACTCGATTCGCCCGCGGTTGGCACTGCCTCGGCCTCACCGACAACTACCGGGACGGCACGCCGCATCCGGTCCACGCCTTTGGCACCAAGCTGGTCGTATTCGCCGACAGCCGAGGCGATCTGAACGTGCTCGACGCGTACTGCCGCCACATGGGCGGGGATCTGAGCCAGGGCGAGGTCAAGGGCGACTCTGTGGCGTGCCCGTTCCACGACTGGCGGTGGAACGGCAAGGGCAAGTGCACCGACATCCCCTACGCGCGGCGCGTGCCGCCGTTGGCGCGGACCCGCGCGTGGACGACGATGGAGAAGGACGGTCTGCTGTTCGTCTGGCACGACCCCGAGGGCAACCCGCCGCCGGCCGAGGTCACGATCCCGGAGATGACCGCGCCCGGTGAGCAGTGGACCGACTGGGTGTGGAAGCAGATCACCATCGACACCAACTGCCGCGAGATCATCGACAACGTCGTCGACATGGCGCACTTCTTCTACGTGCACTACGGTTTCCCGATCAAGTTCAAGAACATCTTCGAGGGCCACATCGCGACGCAGTACCACGAGGGTGTCGGCCGTGAGGACATGGCCCGCCCCCGCAGGGACGGCGAGCCCGAATCGACGGGTAACAGCTCCGTCGCGGCGTACTACGGTCCGTCCTTCATGATCGACGAACTGACCTACCACTACCCGGACTTCGACATCGAGTCGATCCTGATCAACTGCCACTACCCCGTCTCCCCGAACGAGTTCGTGCTGATGTACGGCATCAAGGTCAAGCAGACGGACGCCATCAGCGGGGAGAAGGCGCGCGCTCTCGCCTCCGGCATGGCGAAATTCATTGCGATCGGCTTCGAGCAGGACGTCGCGATCTGGAAGAACAAGACCCGGATCGAGAACCCGCTGCTCTGCGAGGAGGACGGCCCGGTCTACCAGCTGCGCCGCTGGTACGAGCAGTTCTACGTCGACGTCGCCGACATCACCCCGGACATGACGACGCGGTTCGAGTTCGAGATGGACACCACCAAGCCGGTCGCCGCGTGGCGCCGTGAGGTGGCCGAGAACATGGAGCGCCGGGCCGCCGGGATGCCGAGCGGGACCTGA
- a CDS encoding WXG100 family type VII secretion target, producing the protein MSPTVSQVLAWNPNALISTAEGVDGLVARLDERMGDLAAGQNTLVETWDGIAADSATARIERERSTAGRVTAALGGVAQAYREGAASIASVREHLTSLVHSVRSRGFQIADDGTVDASGLVGWLVLAPPAARDVARLELEREAAELTIAVVDALRQAGSAATQVIGRVRDSFAAVTSAGQAALPGRFETSGTGAFSWKPDVPATVAASTVGMMVDATRGGLVSAAEASGDDVARLIGRGMGPFGVVLGAVPAIANDIDGGMDTTKAVTTEVAGAGFGLFAGGLAASMASGAVAGSAAGSAVPGLGTAVGLVVGALAGGVAAYGGSKGLQRAWG; encoded by the coding sequence ATGAGTCCGACGGTGTCGCAGGTACTTGCCTGGAACCCGAATGCTTTGATATCCACCGCTGAAGGCGTGGACGGTCTCGTCGCTCGGTTGGACGAGCGGATGGGCGATCTTGCTGCCGGCCAGAACACCCTCGTCGAGACGTGGGACGGCATTGCCGCCGATTCGGCGACGGCCAGAATCGAACGAGAACGTTCGACCGCGGGACGTGTGACCGCTGCATTGGGTGGGGTGGCGCAGGCGTATCGCGAGGGCGCAGCCTCCATCGCGTCCGTTCGTGAACATCTGACCTCACTGGTGCACAGCGTCCGATCTCGAGGATTCCAGATCGCCGATGACGGAACGGTCGATGCCAGTGGTCTCGTCGGCTGGCTGGTTCTTGCACCCCCCGCTGCACGCGATGTTGCGCGGCTGGAGCTCGAGCGGGAGGCGGCGGAGCTGACCATCGCAGTGGTCGATGCGCTGCGACAAGCCGGTTCTGCGGCAACGCAGGTGATTGGTCGTGTGCGTGATTCGTTCGCGGCGGTGACCTCCGCGGGGCAGGCGGCCCTACCCGGCCGGTTCGAAACCTCGGGCACCGGTGCGTTCAGTTGGAAGCCCGATGTGCCCGCAACAGTGGCCGCATCGACGGTGGGGATGATGGTGGACGCGACGCGGGGAGGACTTGTCAGTGCAGCGGAAGCCTCGGGTGACGACGTGGCGCGGTTGATAGGTCGGGGGATGGGCCCGTTCGGTGTGGTCCTGGGTGCCGTTCCCGCCATTGCGAACGATATCGACGGGGGCATGGATACGACGAAGGCTGTCACGACGGAGGTTGCCGGAGCGGGCTTCGGGCTTTTCGCCGGCGGCTTGGCGGCGTCTATGGCGAGTGGTGCGGTGGCCGGTTCCGCCGCGGGCTCAGCAGTTCCGGGACTCGGCACGGCTGTCGGACTGGTGGTGGGTGCGCTCGCGGGTGGTGTGGCCGCCTACGGCGGATCGAAGGGTTTACAGCGGGCATGGGGTTGA
- a CDS encoding LutC/YkgG family protein, producing the protein MSSRDVVMGRIRDALTLAPPTATEVPRNYRTGRTMPDAERVELLVDRLVDYKAVVHRSTEAQLPEVLARALRDVGARRIGVPAGLNDSWLSEFDGETVVDSPTVPAPELGNLDGVVTASAVSCAETGTIFLDGRPDQGRRALTLVPDLHVCVVTVDSIEVGVPEAMARLVPERPTTLISGPSATSDIELERVEGVHGPRNLHVVIVG; encoded by the coding sequence ATGAGCTCGCGAGACGTCGTCATGGGGCGGATCCGGGATGCGTTGACGCTGGCGCCGCCCACGGCGACCGAGGTTCCCCGGAACTATCGGACCGGGCGCACCATGCCCGACGCCGAGCGGGTGGAGCTCCTGGTCGACCGCCTGGTGGACTACAAGGCCGTCGTGCATCGGAGCACGGAGGCGCAGCTGCCCGAGGTGCTCGCACGCGCGTTGCGGGACGTCGGCGCCCGGCGCATCGGAGTGCCTGCAGGACTGAACGATTCGTGGTTGTCGGAGTTCGACGGTGAGACCGTGGTCGATTCGCCGACGGTGCCCGCGCCCGAGTTGGGAAACCTGGACGGCGTGGTGACCGCGTCCGCCGTCTCGTGCGCCGAGACCGGCACCATCTTCCTCGATGGCAGACCGGACCAGGGCCGCCGCGCGCTCACCCTGGTTCCCGACCTGCACGTGTGTGTCGTGACCGTCGACAGCATCGAGGTGGGCGTGCCCGAGGCCATGGCTCGGCTGGTGCCGGAGCGGCCCACGACGCTCATCAGTGGACCGTCGGCGACCTCGGACATCGAACTCGAACGCGTCGAGGGCGTGCACGGGCCCCGCAACCTGCACGTGGTGATCGTCGGCTGA
- a CDS encoding class I adenylate-forming enzyme family protein has translation MGAPVSNPARAEAIARLTAPGAAFEIAEESVRGQATRVFSRRHRSLHRMLVESARYGDAEYLVCDEARLTFAEHLDRVASLAQELRSRYGIGKGDRVAILSANNAEWIVTFWAVTALGAVTVGMNSLWTAREIAYGVTLAEPALIVADGPRRELVEPTGIPVLSIEHDIPALSTARPGAALPEPEVAEDDPAVILFTSGTTGRPKGATHSHRNMVAAVDFHRFNDALATEAGRAPGRRRFLLATPLFHIAALHNLAIPRLAFGDAAVITTGRFDIARVLRTIERERVTNWGAVPTMLSRLIEHGDVAAYDLSTLQTVSVSSAPSSAALKERLRELLPAAGRSLGTSYGLTESSSAATLATAADLAERPDTVGTAVPTMSVEVRDAAGLPAPDGVEGEIWLRGPLVMLGYWNDPEATAAAIDGAGWLHTGDLGTMRDGYLRISSRRSDLILRGGENVYPAEVEDALVEHPAVQECIVVGTEHVDYGEEVCAVVVPVPGVHVTADELGGHMLQRIARYKVPTRWVFRAEELPRNATGKVKRVDVMTSVLSAR, from the coding sequence ATGGGTGCCCCGGTGTCGAACCCTGCTCGCGCAGAGGCGATTGCCCGGCTGACGGCGCCTGGCGCCGCCTTCGAAATCGCAGAGGAGTCGGTTCGGGGCCAGGCGACGCGGGTCTTCTCCCGCCGCCACCGTTCGCTGCACCGGATGCTGGTCGAATCGGCCCGGTACGGCGATGCCGAGTATCTGGTGTGCGACGAGGCCCGGCTCACCTTCGCCGAGCACCTGGACCGGGTGGCCTCGCTCGCGCAAGAGTTGCGGTCCCGGTACGGCATCGGCAAGGGCGACCGGGTTGCCATCCTGTCGGCGAACAACGCGGAATGGATCGTGACGTTCTGGGCGGTGACGGCGCTGGGCGCGGTGACGGTCGGCATGAACTCGTTGTGGACGGCCCGCGAGATCGCCTACGGGGTGACCCTCGCGGAGCCCGCGCTGATCGTGGCAGACGGGCCGCGACGGGAGCTGGTGGAACCGACCGGCATCCCGGTGCTGTCCATCGAGCACGACATCCCCGCACTGTCGACCGCGCGGCCCGGCGCGGCGTTGCCGGAGCCGGAGGTGGCCGAGGATGATCCCGCGGTGATCCTGTTCACCAGCGGGACGACCGGCCGGCCGAAGGGCGCGACGCACTCGCACCGGAACATGGTGGCCGCGGTCGACTTCCATCGGTTCAACGACGCGCTGGCGACCGAGGCGGGGCGAGCGCCCGGCCGGCGACGGTTCCTGCTCGCCACACCGCTGTTCCACATCGCGGCCCTGCACAACCTCGCGATCCCCCGACTGGCGTTCGGCGATGCCGCGGTGATCACCACGGGCCGCTTCGACATCGCCCGGGTCCTGCGGACGATCGAGCGGGAGCGCGTCACGAACTGGGGAGCGGTGCCGACGATGCTGAGCCGGCTGATCGAGCACGGCGACGTCGCCGCCTACGATCTTTCGACGCTGCAGACGGTGTCGGTGAGTTCCGCGCCGTCGTCGGCGGCGCTGAAGGAACGTCTGCGCGAGCTGCTGCCGGCGGCGGGGCGGTCGTTGGGCACGTCGTACGGGCTGACGGAGTCGTCGTCGGCGGCGACGCTGGCGACGGCCGCAGATCTCGCGGAGCGGCCCGACACCGTGGGCACCGCGGTGCCGACGATGAGCGTCGAGGTTCGCGACGCGGCCGGGCTCCCGGCGCCGGACGGCGTCGAGGGTGAGATCTGGCTGCGCGGTCCGCTGGTGATGCTCGGCTACTGGAACGACCCGGAGGCGACGGCGGCGGCCATCGACGGCGCCGGCTGGTTGCACACCGGGGATCTGGGGACGATGCGCGACGGCTACCTCCGGATCAGCAGCCGCCGTTCGGACCTCATCCTGCGGGGAGGCGAGAATGTCTATCCCGCCGAGGTCGAGGACGCGCTGGTGGAGCATCCGGCAGTGCAGGAGTGCATCGTCGTCGGGACCGAACACGTCGACTACGGCGAGGAGGTCTGTGCCGTGGTGGTGCCGGTCCCCGGCGTCCATGTCACGGCGGACGAGCTGGGCGGGCACATGCTCCAACGCATCGCCCGGTACAAGGTTCCCACCCGCTGGGTCTTTCGGGCCGAGGAACTGCCGCGCAACGCCACCGGAAAGGTCAAACGGGTCGACGTCATGACGTCGGTGCTCTCGGCCCGCTGA
- a CDS encoding LpqN/LpqT family lipoprotein: MTLGDHAGGRGGRGALQDFLDGKGLRCSPCSAGDPGVPAVTVPVLPGWTRLASESFPGAWLVLTAPDAQSNVFTANAVVLHGELSERAGVDDLLDAARRSSTLLPEWREDEVSFADFHGQRSLFVSGVSTVGDSTFAVTSRFVVVERSRRQYLTQLTVTTFAERSEALATDVMVINSALDIQV; the protein is encoded by the coding sequence GTGACTCTCGGTGACCATGCCGGTGGTCGGGGCGGACGTGGGGCCCTGCAGGACTTTCTGGACGGAAAAGGACTTCGGTGTTCTCCGTGCAGTGCCGGAGACCCCGGCGTTCCCGCCGTCACGGTCCCGGTACTTCCAGGCTGGACGCGCCTGGCATCGGAGTCCTTCCCCGGTGCTTGGCTGGTGCTGACGGCACCCGATGCGCAATCAAACGTCTTCACGGCCAACGCCGTGGTCCTGCACGGTGAGCTCTCCGAACGGGCCGGGGTCGACGATCTGCTGGACGCGGCGCGGAGGTCGTCGACGCTGCTGCCGGAGTGGCGAGAGGACGAGGTGTCCTTCGCGGATTTTCACGGGCAGCGGTCGCTGTTCGTAAGTGGTGTGTCCACCGTGGGCGACTCCACATTCGCGGTCACCAGTCGTTTCGTCGTTGTAGAGCGGTCTCGGCGCCAATACCTGACGCAGCTGACTGTGACGACGTTCGCGGAAAGGTCGGAAGCGCTTGCCACCGATGTCATGGTGATCAATTCCGCTCTCGACATCCAGGTATGA
- a CDS encoding ABC transporter substrate-binding protein, with product MLHRLRRGWRSVAVVGIGALALTACASADGQDSGGTSTGSGAYSIGYVGDRTGGDPVDGGVVTYGSYGFPATLDPAKTLMAGSTGGTELAAIYDTLVRYDFEESRYVPQLAAGLSASDDGGTWTVTLRDGATFSDGTPVDSAAVKWSFDRYVAAKRDVAQVWSNTVAGVETPDAKTVVIRLQRPWTDFPVLLAAGPGVIVAPSSETAGSFTPIGAGPFTVTRFAPNEVLELAPRADYFGGKPRLAGLRFVPTANAQGMFESIRSGELNAGYLYRNTEVIDSAVDSGLSGYLDLQGLGAIGTINQREGRPGADVRVRQAIALGIDPEALNQRVSGGHGPSGSAMFPEGSKWHNEDVQGVPYDPDKARQLLDQAKADGYDGKLTYVAINEEASRQGALAAQAALNSLGFDVEVAYANSVTDLTRRVYVDRDFDIARSGASLIDAAPLLRLYGSLGSTSNNNAAGYNSPEMDALLVKLQTAADDDAKQEAIDDIQKLAAETVPYAVWAPSVVFTAWTPKLHGANVSIDNVVLFDDAWMEQ from the coding sequence ATGTTGCATCGACTGCGGCGCGGTTGGCGCTCGGTGGCTGTCGTGGGCATCGGTGCGCTGGCCCTGACGGCCTGCGCCTCCGCCGACGGGCAGGACTCCGGCGGTACGTCGACCGGAAGCGGCGCGTACTCGATCGGGTACGTCGGCGATCGAACCGGGGGAGACCCGGTCGACGGCGGGGTGGTGACCTACGGGTCGTACGGCTTCCCGGCGACGCTGGACCCGGCCAAGACCCTGATGGCCGGTTCGACGGGCGGCACCGAGCTGGCGGCGATCTACGACACGCTGGTGCGGTACGACTTCGAGGAATCCCGGTACGTCCCGCAGTTGGCCGCCGGGCTCAGCGCCTCCGACGACGGCGGGACGTGGACCGTCACACTGCGGGACGGAGCCACCTTCAGCGACGGAACCCCGGTCGACTCCGCGGCGGTGAAGTGGAGCTTCGATCGCTACGTCGCTGCCAAACGCGATGTGGCGCAGGTGTGGTCGAACACCGTCGCCGGGGTCGAGACCCCCGACGCGAAGACCGTCGTCATCAGGCTCCAACGTCCGTGGACCGACTTCCCGGTGTTGCTCGCGGCAGGACCCGGGGTGATCGTGGCGCCCAGTTCGGAGACCGCGGGATCGTTCACGCCGATCGGTGCGGGACCGTTCACGGTCACCCGGTTCGCGCCCAACGAGGTTCTCGAACTCGCCCCCCGAGCCGACTACTTCGGCGGCAAACCGCGCCTGGCCGGGTTGCGCTTCGTCCCCACCGCGAACGCCCAGGGAATGTTCGAGTCCATTCGCAGCGGGGAGCTCAACGCCGGCTACCTCTACCGGAACACCGAGGTGATCGACAGTGCCGTCGACTCGGGCCTGTCGGGCTACCTCGACCTGCAGGGGCTCGGCGCGATCGGCACCATCAACCAGCGCGAGGGACGCCCCGGCGCGGACGTGCGGGTGCGGCAGGCGATCGCACTCGGTATCGATCCCGAGGCGCTGAACCAGCGCGTGAGCGGCGGACACGGCCCGTCCGGCTCGGCGATGTTCCCGGAGGGCTCGAAGTGGCACAACGAGGACGTGCAGGGCGTGCCCTACGACCCGGACAAGGCGCGGCAGCTGCTGGACCAGGCCAAGGCCGACGGTTACGACGGCAAGCTCACGTACGTGGCCATCAACGAGGAGGCCTCGCGCCAGGGCGCGCTGGCCGCCCAGGCCGCGCTGAACTCCCTCGGATTCGACGTCGAGGTCGCGTACGCCAACAGCGTCACCGACCTGACGCGCCGCGTCTACGTCGATCGGGACTTCGACATCGCCCGCAGTGGCGCGTCGCTCATCGACGCGGCGCCGCTGCTCCGGTTGTACGGCTCGCTCGGCAGCACGTCGAACAACAATGCCGCGGGCTACAACTCGCCGGAGATGGACGCGCTACTGGTGAAACTGCAGACCGCCGCAGACGACGACGCGAAGCAGGAGGCCATCGACGACATCCAGAAGCTGGCCGCCGAGACCGTCCCGTATGCGGTGTGGGCGCCGTCCGTGGTGTTCACGGCGTGGACGCCGAAGCTGCACGGCGCCAACGTCAGCATCGACAACGTCGTCCTGTTCGACGACGCCTGGATGGAGCAGTAG
- the pdxS gene encoding pyridoxal 5'-phosphate synthase lyase subunit PdxS, with translation MSTPDTTPTTGTARVKRGMAEMLKGGVIMDVVTAEQAKIAEDAGAVAVMALERVPADIRAQGGVSRMSDPDMIDGIISAVSIPVMAKARIGHFVEAQILQSLGVDYVDESEVLTPADYENHIDKFAFTVPFVCGATNLGEALRRINEGAAMIRSKGEAGTGDVSNATTHMRRIRQEIRRLTSLPEDELYVAAKELQAPYDLVVEVAKAGKLPVTLFTAGGIATPADAAMMMQLGAEGVFVGSGIFKSGNPAERAAAIVKATTFHDDPDVLAKVSRGLGEAMVGINVDEIPQPHRLAERGW, from the coding sequence GTGAGCACCCCCGACACCACCCCCACTACCGGCACGGCGCGCGTGAAGCGGGGCATGGCCGAGATGCTCAAGGGCGGCGTCATCATGGACGTGGTCACCGCCGAGCAGGCCAAGATCGCCGAGGATGCCGGTGCCGTCGCGGTCATGGCGCTCGAGCGGGTGCCCGCCGACATCCGCGCCCAGGGCGGCGTCTCGCGCATGTCGGATCCGGACATGATCGACGGCATCATCTCCGCGGTCTCGATCCCGGTCATGGCCAAGGCCCGCATCGGCCACTTCGTCGAGGCCCAGATCCTGCAGTCGTTGGGTGTCGACTACGTCGACGAGTCCGAGGTCCTGACCCCCGCGGACTACGAGAACCACATCGACAAGTTCGCGTTCACGGTCCCGTTCGTGTGTGGTGCCACCAACCTCGGTGAGGCCCTGCGCCGGATCAACGAGGGTGCGGCGATGATCCGCTCCAAGGGTGAGGCCGGCACCGGAGACGTCTCCAACGCCACCACCCACATGCGCCGGATCCGTCAGGAGATCCGCCGCCTGACCTCCCTGCCGGAGGACGAGCTGTACGTCGCGGCGAAGGAGCTGCAGGCGCCGTACGATCTGGTCGTCGAGGTCGCGAAGGCCGGCAAGCTGCCGGTCACCCTGTTCACCGCCGGTGGTATCGCCACCCCGGCCGACGCGGCGATGATGATGCAGCTCGGCGCCGAGGGTGTGTTCGTCGGCTCGGGTATCTTCAAGTCCGGCAACCCGGCCGAGCGGGCCGCCGCGATCGTCAAGGCCACCACCTTCCACGACGATCCGGACGTCCTGGCCAAGGTCTCCCGCGGCCTGGGCGAGGCTATGGTCGGCATCAACGTCGACGAGATCCCCCAGCCGCACCGCCTCGCCGAGCGCGGCTGGTGA
- a CDS encoding DegT/DnrJ/EryC1/StrS family aminotransferase, with product MTRVVYARSVHDEREIEACLEVLRGGPFALKIGKNVAEMERRVADLYGKKLGLMCNSGSSALYLALELLDLPKGSEVITSPLTFSTDVSPIVRGGWVPVFVDVEPDTYNVDAAKIEELITDKTKAILVPNLAGNAPDWDAIREIADRHDLKVIEDSCDCIGTTLHGTKTGSRSDITVTSFAMSHIITCAGNGGMVCLDDEKLRDKGLMLRRWGRRSEPHLFGSEQARTGRVFREELDGVAYDNDFIFDVLPWNFEPSELGSAFGLVQLSKLDENYKRRHEIFEAYTAAFGAYPELYRLPKQLDGFHTAWLCYPITVREDAGFERSDLQESLEGAGIDTRTVWSGNVTRHPMMRNVEYRVPEGGLPNADEVFARGMSLGMSHGMTAEELDHTVASIHAFSSKYASPQQ from the coding sequence ATGACCAGGGTTGTCTACGCCCGCAGTGTCCACGACGAGCGTGAGATCGAGGCCTGCCTCGAGGTGCTGCGGGGCGGCCCGTTCGCGCTGAAGATCGGCAAGAACGTCGCCGAGATGGAGCGCCGGGTGGCCGACCTCTACGGCAAGAAGCTGGGACTGATGTGCAATTCGGGTTCCTCGGCGTTGTACCTGGCCCTGGAGTTGCTCGACCTTCCCAAGGGCTCCGAGGTCATCACCTCGCCGCTGACGTTCTCGACCGACGTGTCGCCGATCGTGCGCGGCGGCTGGGTGCCGGTGTTCGTCGACGTCGAACCCGACACCTACAACGTCGACGCCGCCAAGATCGAAGAGCTGATCACCGACAAGACCAAGGCGATCCTGGTCCCCAACCTGGCGGGCAACGCTCCCGACTGGGATGCGATCCGCGAGATCGCGGACCGCCACGACCTGAAGGTCATCGAGGATTCGTGCGACTGCATCGGAACCACGCTGCACGGCACCAAGACCGGATCGCGGTCGGACATCACCGTGACGAGCTTCGCGATGTCGCACATCATCACGTGTGCCGGCAACGGTGGCATGGTGTGCCTCGACGACGAGAAGCTGCGCGACAAGGGTCTGATGCTGCGCCGGTGGGGCCGTCGGTCCGAGCCGCATCTGTTCGGTTCCGAGCAGGCGCGGACGGGTCGCGTCTTCCGCGAGGAACTCGACGGTGTCGCGTACGACAACGACTTCATCTTCGATGTGCTGCCGTGGAACTTCGAACCGTCCGAGCTGGGGTCGGCGTTCGGGTTGGTCCAGTTGAGCAAGCTCGACGAGAACTACAAGCGTCGTCACGAGATCTTCGAGGCCTACACCGCCGCCTTCGGCGCCTACCCGGAGCTGTACCGCCTGCCCAAGCAGCTCGACGGCTTCCACACCGCGTGGCTCTGCTACCCGATCACGGTCCGGGAGGACGCCGGCTTCGAGCGCTCGGACCTGCAGGAGTCGCTCGAGGGGGCGGGGATCGACACCCGAACGGTGTGGAGCGGCAACGTCACCCGGCATCCGATGATGCGGAACGTCGAGTACCGCGTGCCCGAGGGCGGCCTGCCCAACGCGGATGAGGTGTTCGCCCGCGGTATGTCGCTCGGCATGAGTCACGGCATGACCGCGGAGGAGCTCGACCACACCGTCGCCAGCATTCACGCCTTCTCGTCCAAGTACGCGAGCCCGCAGCAGTAG
- a CDS encoding TetR/AcrR family transcriptional regulator: MSEPLDRKSGILDAAATLFAASGIAGTSMREIGDAVGLNAGALYHYFRSKGAIVNELVTGYLTELLADYQAKNLDRLEPRDRLKAIVDVSLATGAARPAATKVYHAEFANLRTLRDYAEARKLADEIQTLWLDAIEAGKETGVLRKDVPSKVFHRFLRDSVWFTVYWRKPDDPYTLEELSNDCVSVFLDGMAVHPDR; this comes from the coding sequence GTGTCGGAACCGCTGGATCGGAAGTCCGGGATCCTCGACGCTGCGGCCACCCTGTTCGCGGCGAGCGGAATCGCCGGAACGTCGATGCGCGAGATCGGCGACGCCGTCGGCCTCAACGCCGGCGCGCTGTACCACTACTTCCGGTCGAAGGGCGCCATCGTCAACGAACTGGTGACGGGGTACCTGACGGAACTGCTCGCCGACTACCAAGCGAAGAATCTCGATCGACTCGAGCCCCGCGACCGACTGAAGGCGATCGTGGACGTCTCACTCGCCACCGGGGCCGCGCGCCCCGCCGCGACCAAGGTCTACCACGCGGAGTTCGCCAACCTTCGCACGTTGCGCGACTACGCCGAGGCCCGCAAACTCGCGGACGAGATCCAGACGCTGTGGCTCGACGCGATCGAGGCCGGAAAGGAGACGGGCGTTCTCCGCAAGGACGTCCCCTCCAAGGTGTTCCACCGATTCCTCCGCGACTCGGTGTGGTTCACCGTGTACTGGCGCAAGCCCGACGATCCCTACACCCTCGAGGAACTCTCGAACGACTGTGTCTCGGTATTTCTCGACGGCATGGCCGTGCACCCGGACCGGTAA
- a CDS encoding SDR family oxidoreductase: MDAPSSLGGKVALVTGAGRGIGAATARALARERVRLILVDRDGAAVRDLAAELGPDVAVPAEADVGDLAAMERAVAAGSARFGGIDLVLANAGMGGYGSVAQIDPATFARVVDVNLVGAFNTVRAALPSVLDRRGYILIVSSGAAFVATTGMAAYNASKAGLEHFATTVRLELAPLGVGIGSAHMLWIDTPMVRDARADLTTFAEMLEKMPGPLGKVLPVEDCAAAFVAAMASRKRRVYVPRWLAAAAWLEPVFGSRLAERAMLRSAPQLSEMDRQVAALGRSTSIRTVPTPTESTTQQRFPQK, encoded by the coding sequence ATGGACGCCCCCTCCAGTCTGGGTGGCAAGGTCGCTCTCGTCACCGGAGCCGGCCGCGGCATCGGAGCCGCGACCGCACGAGCACTCGCCCGAGAGCGGGTCCGACTGATTCTGGTGGACCGTGACGGCGCGGCCGTTCGCGATCTCGCCGCCGAGCTCGGCCCCGACGTCGCGGTTCCGGCGGAGGCGGACGTCGGCGACCTGGCGGCGATGGAACGGGCCGTGGCCGCGGGCTCGGCGCGGTTCGGCGGTATCGATCTGGTCCTCGCGAACGCCGGTATGGGCGGTTACGGTTCGGTGGCGCAGATCGACCCGGCCACGTTCGCCCGGGTCGTCGACGTCAACCTGGTCGGCGCCTTCAATACCGTGCGCGCGGCCCTCCCGTCGGTGCTCGATCGCCGCGGCTACATCCTGATCGTCTCGTCCGGGGCCGCTTTCGTGGCAACAACCGGCATGGCCGCGTACAACGCCAGCAAGGCGGGCCTGGAGCACTTCGCCACCACCGTTCGGCTGGAACTCGCCCCACTCGGTGTCGGAATCGGGTCGGCGCACATGTTGTGGATCGACACCCCGATGGTCAGAGACGCCCGGGCCGATCTGACGACCTTCGCCGAGATGCTCGAGAAGATGCCCGGCCCCCTCGGGAAAGTACTGCCGGTCGAGGACTGCGCGGCGGCGTTCGTCGCCGCCATGGCGTCCCGCAAGCGCCGTGTGTACGTGCCCCGCTGGCTCGCCGCGGCAGCCTGGCTCGAGCCGGTCTTCGGCTCACGGCTGGCCGAGCGCGCGATGCTGCGCTCGGCACCGCAGCTGTCGGAGATGGACAGGCAGGTGGCTGCGTTGGGGCGCAGCACGAGCATTCGCACCGTCCCGACGCCCACCGAGTCGACGACGCAGCAGCGGTTCCCACAGAAGTGA